The stretch of DNA CAGCAGGACGCGTCGGATGTCCGCGATGTGCTGGACGTCGGCGTCGAGCCGCAGGGCGGTCAGTTCCCGCAGGATGAAACCGTAGAGGGAATCCAGATTGGTCGCCACGTTGCCGCCGACCTCGCGGTCGAGGCTGCACTGCAGTTCCAGGACGATCATCTGGGCGCGGCCCACGTGCCGTCCCATGGTCGGGAGGTCGCCGTCCCGGGCGGCGGCCCGGGCGCTTTCCAGGAAGCGCAAGGCTCCTTCGTAGAGCATGACGATCAGCCGCTCGGGACTCTGGCTGCAGATCGTCGTCTGCTGGTACTGGCGGATTCCCTGGT from bacterium encodes:
- the fliS gene encoding flagellar export chaperone FliS, which codes for QGIRQYQQTTICSQSPERLIVMLYEGALRFLESARAAARDGDLPTMGRHVGRAQMIVLELQCSLDREVGGNVATNLDSLYGFILRELTALRLDADVQHIADIRRVLLPLLAAWRAIPPGTAEAARRRPDRAIAGTGTDVAGQHTGTRSETTSELQSELCLAV